The Candidatus Baltobacteraceae bacterium genome contains the following window.
GGCGTTTCCACGCTGGAGATCGCGTGCGCGTTTTGCCGGACCCAGCGGGTCTCGGTCGTGCCCGGCGTGCCGGTCGTTGCGATCGTCCACCGCTACGCTGCGCTTTTGGCGCAGACGCCGTCGCCATCGGACCTGGCGAGTCTCCCGTACGCGCATGTTGAGTCCGCACTCGCGTTGCGGCCGTTCACCGTGCTCGAAGATACGTCGGCGCTCGTTCCGGGTGCGAGCCTGTCGGATCGCGGACTCGCGCGCGGCGGCGGCCTGGTTCTCGATGCGGGCGTTCCTAACTACGATCCGGTTACCAACGCGTCGCCGTTCTTAACGACGCCGCAATTTTACGCCCGCGGCGTCGACGTGCGGCCGCCATTCGATGCGTTCCAGTACGGCGATCGGGCTGGCGGCGGAACGTTTGCCATCGATCCGATCGGCGAACCGGCAACGAGCGCAACGGCGCTCGGCGGCGACGACGCGGTCTTCAATCTCGCCGAATCGACGCCGCGCGGCGGCGCGGCGCTCGGCTCCTCGTCCAACGGGATCGATCTTCGAAAGCGCATCGACGCAGACTGGACGATTCCGGCGAGTTCCGATTCGCTGCTGACGCTCGCGGCGAGCATTGCTCAAGGGCGCGTCGCACCGTCCGGCGGTTCGTATCTCGAAAGCAGTTTCGGCGCGTTGCGGGCGAGATACGATCGCGTACGCGAAAACGACGTGCACGTGCAAGTGCTGGCGGATCGCGGAACGTACGACCTCCAGGCGGGGCGCGAATCGACGGCGCTTTGGAGCGATGTGGCCGCCGAGATCGGTATCGCGCCGGCGACGCCCGTCGGGTTTTTCGCAGATCTCGGCTTGCGTTCGTCGAGCGGTCTGTACGATGCGCGGGAGTACACGATCCCGCTCGAGTACGCCGCGATCGAACAGCAGCACGCCGACGCCGGTTTGCGGGTGGTTGGCAAAGATTACGATCTCAGCGCCGGGATCGCGGCGTTCGATATCGGCTATCGGCGTGGAACGCTCGGCGGACCGCCGTTACGATCGCTCGTTGCGTCGCCGGCGGTCGATCTTCAGCTGGCGCCCGGCCGGCGTTTGAGCGCGCGGCTTGGCCTCGCCCAGACGTTCCGTCTCCCGACCGTGCTCGAAGCCTATGCGAATCCGCCGTTTTCGACGCATCTTCCCTACGATCGCAACGATCTGGCGAGCGCGACGCTGAGCTATACGGATCTGCGCCGGCTGCGCGTCGACTTCACCGCAGCGACCCAAGCCGTGCACGACCTCGATTGGGGAAACGTCAACTCCGTCGGCATCGCCGCGACGTGGCAGTTTGCCCCGGCGTTTTCGGCGCGCGTGTGGGAACTCGACGTGCGAGACTCGACGATCTCGAACCGGTCGTACGTTGCGGAAACGCTGCCGAAAACGGCGACGGTCGGCTCGCTGTGGATCACCTACGAAAACGACGCGCGCGTACGAGTCGACGCCATTTGGCGCCGCGATCTCCTCGACAACCTCGCCGACGAACATCTCGACGGCTCGATCTCCGCTCCGCTCGCACCCAACGTTCGTTGGTTTATCGGAACCGAGCGCTATCGTCGCAGCCGGTACGTCGATCTCGGAATTCGTTTCACGCGGTAGTTAGGACAACCCCATCACTTTGCGGACGATGGCGTCGCGCGCCCGCTCCGGCAGATAGGATATGAGCCGCTGCATCCGCGCGGGGCCGCCCAAGAGATATCGCGCGCGGGGACGGCGCGCGGTAAGCGCGTGCAGAATCGCGCGCGCGCAAACCTCCGCGGGCATTCCGTCGCGCTCTTGCACCGCGGTAAGTTCGATCAAGCGCGTCATTGCGTCGCCGTAGCGCTCCATCGCTTGCGGACCCAAACGTTTGGCCAGCGTGTCGCCGCCGGCGCGTCCCTTCGCCCAAATCGGGGTCTTCACCGCGCCCGGCTCGAGCAGCGAAACGGCGATGCCTGCGGGGGCGAGTTCTAGCCGAAAGACGTCGGCGACCGCCTCGAGCGCGAACTTCGATGCGCTGTACGGCCCGACGAACGGCGTCGCCAGCAGCCCCGCGATCGATCCGACGAATACGATGCGCCCCTTCGTTTTGCGAAGAGCCGGCAAGAACGCCTGGGAAACCGCGACGTGACCGAAGACGTTGACTTCGAATTGACGGCGCAGGTGCTCCACCGGCAAGAATTCGAGC
Protein-coding sequences here:
- a CDS encoding carboxypeptidase-like regulatory domain-containing protein, yielding MKCLMVCLLAALTAAPAWGQGTPLVVGAVRDQNGAPVARALVRAVGTGNLETASTDSNGTFALRASGVSTLEIACAFCRTQRVSVVPGVPVVAIVHRYAALLAQTPSPSDLASLPYAHVESALALRPFTVLEDTSALVPGASLSDRGLARGGGLVLDAGVPNYDPVTNASPFLTTPQFYARGVDVRPPFDAFQYGDRAGGGTFAIDPIGEPATSATALGGDDAVFNLAESTPRGGAALGSSSNGIDLRKRIDADWTIPASSDSLLTLAASIAQGRVAPSGGSYLESSFGALRARYDRVRENDVHVQVLADRGTYDLQAGRESTALWSDVAAEIGIAPATPVGFFADLGLRSSSGLYDAREYTIPLEYAAIEQQHADAGLRVVGKDYDLSAGIAAFDIGYRRGTLGGPPLRSLVASPAVDLQLAPGRRLSARLGLAQTFRLPTVLEAYANPPFSTHLPYDRNDLASATLSYTDLRRLRVDFTAATQAVHDLDWGNVNSVGIAATWQFAPAFSARVWELDVRDSTISNRSYVAETLPKTATVGSLWITYENDARVRVDAIWRRDLLDNLADEHLDGSISAPLAPNVRWFIGTERYRRSRYVDLGIRFTR
- a CDS encoding SDR family oxidoreductase — protein: MTTIESAPKQAVMITGASTGIGEATALLLAREGFVVFAGVRQNADGERLTAQNPSIRPVIVDVTLPDTIAAAAQLVAESGVPLRGLVNNAGIALAGPLEFLPVEHLRRQFEVNVFGHVAVSQAFLPALRKTKGRIVFVGSIAGLLATPFVGPYSASKFALEAVADVFRLELAPAGIAVSLLEPGAVKTPIWAKGRAGGDTLAKRLGPQAMERYGDAMTRLIELTAVQERDGMPAEVCARAILHALTARRPRARYLLGGPARMQRLISYLPERARDAIVRKVMGLS